One region of Sulfuriroseicoccus oceanibius genomic DNA includes:
- a CDS encoding PEP-CTERM sorting domain-containing protein, with protein MKNKLISCAAICAALTASSHAANIISTGFAGVVEDTSSGVVASGFTWDSDFGEGGNASTSLTFVGDGYTISSFIAEQPGAAGTEVGEPIGIAGNVGNQGDWSTSFTFTAGDTYDLSNFAISSYSITAGGAHQNADDKPVFWLLSIKDGSTEIFSGREDFIEPAGTGNLPGSFNFDLSGFSLNAGTQYTFDLTVGSDNGGGNNIALNSLALEGVAQAVPEPSSAVLLGIGGAALILRRKK; from the coding sequence ATGAAAAACAAACTGATCAGCTGCGCTGCTATCTGCGCGGCTCTGACGGCAAGCAGCCACGCTGCTAACATCATTAGCACTGGCTTCGCCGGTGTGGTGGAAGACACCAGTTCTGGGGTTGTTGCTTCCGGATTTACCTGGGATTCCGATTTCGGTGAGGGCGGTAACGCGTCCACCAGCCTTACATTCGTAGGTGACGGCTACACCATCAGCAGCTTCATTGCAGAACAGCCAGGTGCTGCAGGTACCGAGGTCGGCGAACCAATTGGTATCGCTGGTAACGTCGGGAACCAAGGAGACTGGAGCACAAGCTTCACATTCACCGCAGGCGATACTTACGATCTGAGTAACTTTGCCATCAGCTCTTACTCCATCACGGCAGGTGGTGCGCATCAGAACGCTGATGACAAGCCTGTTTTCTGGCTGCTGTCGATTAAAGATGGCAGCACTGAGATCTTCAGTGGTCGCGAAGACTTCATTGAGCCTGCAGGTACCGGGAATCTTCCTGGGAGCTTCAACTTCGATCTTAGTGGTTTCTCCTTGAATGCTGGTACTCAGTACACATTCGATCTCACCGTTGGTTCCGACAATGGCGGAGGTAACAACATCGCTCTTAACTCCCTCGCTCTTGAGGGTGTCGCTCAGGCTGTGCCAGAGCCGTCGTCGGCTGTGTTGCTTGGCATCGGTGGTGCAGCATTGATTTTGCGCCGCAAGAAGTAA
- a CDS encoding sialate O-acetylesterase, with the protein MKVISFLILVWLQCASLWAAEVDVYLMAGQSNMQGLGKVDQLSPQRIDRVQHCYYWNGSAFEVLIPGETKTSRSVAEFGPELGFASVMATSERPVYLVKYFASGMPLHHGWHGGTWLGGPAVPGRTNFYPGGSVPKLLQKGS; encoded by the coding sequence ATGAAGGTGATATCGTTTCTGATTTTGGTTTGGTTGCAGTGTGCTTCGCTATGGGCTGCGGAGGTGGACGTGTATTTGATGGCGGGGCAGTCGAACATGCAGGGATTGGGAAAGGTGGACCAACTTTCACCACAGCGGATCGATCGGGTACAGCACTGTTACTATTGGAACGGAAGCGCATTCGAAGTGCTGATCCCCGGTGAGACGAAGACCTCGCGATCGGTGGCAGAGTTCGGACCGGAGTTGGGCTTTGCCAGCGTGATGGCTACCAGCGAACGTCCGGTCTACCTTGTGAAGTATTTTGCCAGTGGAATGCCATTGCACCATGGATGGCACGGAGGGACGTGGCTTGGGGGACCAGCTGTGCCCGGCAGGACAAATTTCTACCCCGGGGGTAGTGTGCCAAAGCTTCTGCAAAAAGGGTCATGA
- a CDS encoding IS256 family transposase gives MTPRPDKTTTPQLKSILAEQEDFLRPLVQKLMQEMLEEEMNETLQAVKSERSDRRRGYRSGSYQRSLLTRVGRIELRVPQDRDGLFSTEIFDRYQRSEKALVSTLIEMYVQGVSTRKVAQITEELCGHRVSASVVSRLNKTLDEELENFARRKLSHAYPYLILDARYEKVRENGVVRSQAVLIAIGISWDGRREVLATELDQRESGSSWKNFLLQLKQRGLTGVEFCVTDNHAGLRRAISEVLPEALWQRCYVHFLRNALDHLPRKHDDDCCTELRWIYDRRDINEARQDLRAWLAKWGGKYHKLCDWVESEIEETLTFYRLPREHHKHLKSTNMLERLNEEIKRRTHIIRTFPNKAAAQRLIRAVTHQVHEQWIDQHRYLNMDHLKEAQKLSLTSNQTSAA, from the coding sequence ATGACCCCACGACCAGATAAGACCACAACGCCGCAGTTGAAAAGTATTCTTGCCGAGCAGGAAGATTTTCTGAGGCCCTTGGTTCAGAAATTGATGCAGGAGATGCTCGAAGAAGAAATGAACGAGACACTCCAGGCGGTAAAATCAGAACGCAGCGACAGACGCCGAGGTTATCGCAGCGGCAGTTATCAACGCAGTCTCCTGACACGGGTAGGAAGGATCGAGCTGCGCGTTCCTCAAGATCGCGACGGACTCTTCAGCACCGAGATCTTCGATCGCTATCAACGCAGCGAGAAGGCTTTGGTAAGCACCCTGATCGAAATGTACGTGCAGGGCGTCTCGACACGTAAAGTCGCGCAGATCACCGAGGAGCTCTGTGGTCACCGAGTTAGCGCCAGTGTGGTAAGCAGGCTGAACAAAACGTTGGATGAAGAGCTTGAGAACTTCGCCCGACGCAAGCTCAGCCATGCCTATCCCTATCTCATCCTGGATGCCCGGTACGAAAAGGTTCGGGAGAACGGCGTGGTGCGCAGCCAGGCTGTGTTGATCGCCATTGGCATCAGTTGGGATGGGCGACGGGAGGTCCTTGCGACCGAGCTCGATCAAAGGGAAAGCGGAAGCAGCTGGAAGAACTTCCTACTTCAACTCAAGCAACGCGGACTGACGGGTGTTGAGTTCTGCGTGACTGATAACCATGCCGGCCTGCGACGAGCTATCAGCGAAGTGCTTCCCGAGGCGCTATGGCAACGCTGCTACGTCCACTTCCTTCGCAACGCTCTTGATCATCTACCTCGCAAGCATGACGACGACTGCTGCACTGAGCTGCGCTGGATCTATGACCGTCGAGACATCAATGAAGCGCGTCAGGATCTGCGGGCATGGTTGGCGAAGTGGGGAGGCAAATACCACAAGCTCTGTGACTGGGTCGAAAGTGAGATCGAAGAAACGCTTACCTTTTATCGACTTCCCAGAGAGCATCACAAGCATCTCAAAAGTACGAATATGCTCGAGCGACTCAATGAGGAGATTAAGCGTCGTACGCACATTATCCGAACCTTCCCCAACAAGGCTGCAGCCCAACGTTTAATCCGGGCTGTCACGCATCAAGTCCATGAGCAGTGGATCGATCAACACCGCTACCTGAACATGGATCACCTCAAAGAAGCCCAAAAGCTCAGCCTTACTTCAAATCAAACGTCCGCAGCCTGA